The Hordeum vulgare subsp. vulgare chromosome 4H, MorexV3_pseudomolecules_assembly, whole genome shotgun sequence genomic interval CCACTGATGAAGAAAGAAGCCATCGTTGCGGCGCACCACCTCAACACCGAGGAAGTAGTGCAAAGGACTGAGGTCCTTGATGACAAACTCAACACAAAGATGATCAGTGAGATGATGGAGGAGGCCAGGCGTGCAGGCTGTCAGGATGATATCGTTGACGTAGAGGAGCAGGTATGCCGCGTTAGCGCCCTGGTAGTACACAAACAACGAAGCATCGGAGTGTGTGGAGCGGAAGCCAAGTCGATAAAGAAACTTCGCGATACGTTGGTACCAAGCACGGGGAGCCTCCTTTAGCCCATATAGTGAGCGTGAAAGCAGACACACATGATCTGAGAGGTTCGGATCCGAGAATCTCGTGGGCTGCTCACAGAAGACATGCTCGTCCAAATGACCATGAAGAAAGGCATTGaagacatccatttgatgcacttTCCATACACGAGAGACCGCAAGCTGGAGGATAGTCCAGACCATCCTGGGTTTGACAACAGGGGCAAAAGTGTCGGTGAATTCAATGCCACAACGTTGTCGAAAACCACGCATGACCCAACGCACCTTGTAGCGATCCAGAGTGCCATCTGGGCGTAGCTTGTGTTTGAAGACCCACTTTCCTGTGATCACGTTAGCGTGCCGAGGACGGGGAACAAGCTGCCAGTTACGGTTCCGCTGCAAAGCATCAAACTCCTCCTACATCGCGACAAACCAGAGTGGATCACGGAGCGACGCACGAGCGGACGTGGGCAGAGGTGACAGCGCGGCGGTGGAGGTCGTGCATACATATTCATCTGAAGCATCATGACTGTTGGGACGAAGGACCCCCGTGCGAGCACGGGTAATGGGCCCAGCGGGAGTCAGCGCAGGAGACGTTgcgggtgttggtgatgaagaacCTGCAGCAGCGGGCATAGTAGCCGGTGACGCAGCAGCCGTCCGTACCGCAACCGACGACCCAACAGCCGGCGACACGACAGCTAGCGACCCAACAGTCGGTGACCCGACAGCCGGCGACCCAGCAGTCGGCGATGCAGAAGCCGGCGCAGCAGCTGACGACCCAACAACGAGTGGAGTAGCCGACGAAGATGGAGCAGCCGGCGAAGACGGGGCGGCTGGCGACGCAATAGCCGGCGTCGAGCCATCCAGAAGCACAGCGGCTGAAGGCGCGGGCGCAAGGTGGCGACGCAGGACACCCACGTCCGGAGAGGAGTCCACCTGTGTctgagcaaaccgaaaacaatgcTCATCAAAGTACACATGCCGGGAGGTGATGACATGATGGGACACTGGGTCATAGCAACAGTAGCCTTTGGTGTTAGCTGGGTAACCGAGGAAGACACAAGGAACGAAGGagggaccaagtttgtgaggagtCGTAGACGCGATGCTAGGATAGCAACGACAACCAAAAATACAAAGGCAGCACGAGCGACAAGGGCGAAGGTTAACGAGTAGTGTGGCAGTGGGGAGAGCATCAGGCCAGAATTGTGGAGATATGTAGGCGTGAAAAAGAAGAGTGCGAAGGATGCGTTCAGCGCGGCCATTTTGTTGGGATGTGTAAGGGCAGGTGAGGTGGAAGATGGTGTCGTGTGTTGCGAGAAGGGTGTGAATGAGTGAGATTGTCGAACACCTTCCCGTTGTCAGTTTGAAGAGAGAGTATGGAGCGGCCAAATTGTGCGCAGTTGTAAGAGTAAAAGGCATGGAGCGTAGGAGGAACTCCGGATTTCCTACGAAGAGGAAACGTCCACACAAATGAGAGTGGTCATCTAGAATAACCAGGTAATAAAGAAAACCAGTATGACTAGAAACACGAGATGTCCATACATCGCAATGTAGTAGCTCAAACGGAAAAGAGGCAACTGTGGAGGATGAACTAAAGGAAAGACAAGCATGTTTGCCGAGACGACATGCTTCACAAGAGTGAGCATCCATTTTATTACATGGAAATGAAAAACTCCTCATTATTTGACGAAGCGAAGTCAAGCTGGGGAGTCCAAGACGCGCGTGCCACAAATCAACGCCAGCGGAGAGGGATCGGGGAGCTGCGGATGTGAAGGATGGCGGCTGAACTGGATAGAGATTAGCAGGACTGTCACATCGGTGCAGAACCATCTTGGTGCGGGCGTCCTTAATACAAAAACCAACTTCGTCAAATTCCACAGTTACAGAATTATCACGAGAAAGTTTACGAACGCAAAAGAGGTTCTGAATAATCTCAGGAGAAACAATGACATCTTGAAGAGACAAAGGCCTAGATGATGAGGGAAAACTAGTGGAACCAATATGATAGATGGGAAGGCCGGCACCATTACCGACAATGATGCGGGTAGAAGTAGAGATGGGAAAAGCAATGGAGAGGTTACCCGGATGTGCTGCCATGTGAACGGAAGCCCCGGTGTCCATGAAGCAATCACCCCTGCCGCCGGTGTAGGGCGCAGCGGGAGGCTACTGGAGGGCACCGAGGAGCAAGGGATTCACCGCAGGATACCCGTGAGGGCCACCGTAAGCACCGTAGGGGGTGGATGGCGGTGGACCTAGGAGGCATGCATGGCTGGGCGGCACAAGGGTGATGTAGCCGGGCTACTGCATGGCCAGCATGGCCTGATGCGCCGTCGGGTGGGGACCAAAGAGGCCCGGGGCCGGGGGGCGCGACATGGGCATGTTGTAGGCTTGCACAACCCCAGTCCAGGGGTTATAGCCACCACCCTAGGGCGGCGGAGCCATTGTGTTGGAGAAGCGTGGgtggccaccgccaccgccattgCCGCGACCGTTGCGATTGCCACCACGGCCACGGCGATGATTGCCGTTGCCGCTATtgcgctgttgttgctgttgtggctgCGGCAGTGGTGGTGGAAACGACGGGAACTGGGCCGGAGGAGCCGACTGCGGAGCCGACACGGGAGGCACGGGTCCGTCGCAGGAGAGGTCGACGGCGAGAGCGATGTGGACGACGCGGGTGCGCGCGGGCTTCATCCGCCCATGCCTCAAGGCGGAGCTAGACCACCGCGTGCTCAAAGGTGGGATCCACCACGAGGGTGAGGTTGGAGGCGGCGTTGCCGAAGTCCTTGTTAATACCGGTGGTAAGAGTGGAGAAGAGAACCGCATCGTCGATCTTGAAGTCCATGTCGTTGAGTTTATAGGAGAgggacttgagccgaaggcaataGACGTCGCTGGAGAGGGTGTTTTTTGATGACATCCAAAGAAGTCCTGCTGCAATAACTTGACGCATTGTAGATTGTTGTCGGTGAAGAGGCCGTTGATCTTGGTCCACACCGTGTAGGCATCGTCCCCATCGCGAACCACGGTGTGGAAGATGTCCTCCGAGACGGTGAGGAAGAACCACCGGATGAGGCCCATGACGAGGAGGTTGGCGGTGTCGACGATGGGGTCAGTGAGGTTGGAAACGCAGCAcgggcgcgctcctcctccatcttccatcgttcctcctccgtctccttctccaaTTCCATCTACCGACAGCCTTCGGCATGCTCCGCCTGCAGGTGCTCCGACTTCCACTGCAGGAGGTAGGCTTCCTCCTACTCCAGTGTCGCGCCCAGCCAGATGGGCAGCGCACTGACCCACTCGCGGACCCAGCCGGTCCACTGCTAGACCTCCCGCGGCTCCGTGGGCTCGTTCTTCGGCGAAGGTGGCACCATGCAGTCGCCGGCGACCGACAGCACGATGGCCTACACGAGCCGCTGCTGGTAAGCCGCCTCGTCCTCGTCGGCCTTGCGCCGCTTTTCCCCCTTGCTCTCGCGGAGAACAGCTTCCAACGCTGCCTGGTTGGCAGCCTcagcctcctgctcctcctcgctgACTACGGGCGGGGGCGACGGAGGGCCTCCGGGCTGCACGTCGCGCACGCCACGCCGACGCTTCTCCTCGTGCTCGACCGCGAACGAAATCTCCCAGTGGGGGAGTCGGCCGCGTAGGTAGGGTTGAGTTGCTGCTCCAGCATTAGCAGACACTGACGACGACTCACCTCCTCCGCGCGCAACCGCGCCGACCGCAGCACAGCCGGCACCGGGATCCTCTCCGAATCCAGATGCCAGTGGTGCGGGAGGGTAACATCGGGGTAAGGCAGCGACACGCGGTGCTTCCagtgccaccgcgcttggtgcaccggCACGCTGACACGCTGGCGAGGCCAGCGGGAAGACGCCGGCGAGGAGATGGCGCGGGGGTGGAGGgggctttgcccttgttttgaaagGAGCCACCATGGCacgcggctagggtttggtcgccGACAAGGTGGCGAGATGGGGAGTGGTGGGTTCTGGAAGCAGATGAGGCGAAACCCACCACAAGGGTGGATTAAAAAAGGTCGACCGCGAccgctgacgtgtggggccaaggAGGACGGCTGTCATAAATTATGTTGACCGTGGGTGGTTGGGGCAGACACCAAGAAGGCGCGCGTCCGCTTTGCGTCCGCGTAGACGCATTTCAATCCCAAATGTGGGCCGAAAGTCGGCGCGGACGCGAAACAGACGCGTTTTGGTAATGGGTCATCCGTTTATCAGTGCGGTTCTAAACGGACGGCGGCGGACGAAATAGGTCGCCCAGTTGGAGTTCTCTAAAATGCTCCTTTTAATATAAAAAATCCAAACAAAGTTTCAATGCTTCAAAAATTCTCAGAAAAAAATTACGGTATCATATGGATGTATACTTCATACTCATAAATTTCCATGACGAAATACAGTTACAAAAAAAGATAAATTGCTGATATTGGAGAACGGTGACCGTGTGCGCACTGTTCACTCTAAAAAAATCAACAATTTCACTTTTTTGTGTAGCTCAAGAATCAATGTATTttcttctgaaattttacacacatgtaGCATACATTCACATGTCAATGTGGGAttgtttttcataattttttgaaactttaaaatgttattttgaaatgtttcaaaaaaaaaaaaaggcttCATGTAGCCCCAGCGCCAAAATGCCGCACTCGGATCAACTACTAATAAGGAATACTAGATGAGACATGAGTTCCAGATATCATCGTACGTAAGTAGCCGATCCTTACCTCGGAGGTGGACCGTCGACGTTCGCATCAACACGCCAACTATTGATAGATGCTTTTCTTTTGGTGCAATCGCTGTAAATGAATCTCGTTGTCTTGCTTTGATTGGTCGAAATTTCCTAGCTTGCAACGGGCGCGCACGATAGCAGCCATAGACAATTACACAGCCACAAAGGTCGATTACCTGCATAATCTCTAGTCCACTTATATTAATTTGGCGCAATAGAAGCTCGACAACACGTCTTGAAGGTGGACTACTACTCCGCTTCCCCTGACCGGAGGTACAAATAGTCACATATAGAGTCCATcgagcaggaagaagaagaagacagtggaaggaagcatggagacgacgaCTCCGACGACGACTCCGCTCCTGACGCCATACAAGATGGGCGACTTCAACCTGGCGCACAGGTCAGTTGATTAGTATATAGCCAGTACGTAACTCGTTTCCTTTGAACTAAGAGATCCTGGATCACTGACGCGGCCATGGCCGACAACGCAACGCAGGGTTGTTCACGCGCCGCTGACGCGGTGCAGGTCGTACGGGAACCTCGCCCAGCCGCACAACGCGCTCTACTACGCGCAGAGGGCGGCGCCGGGCGCGCTCCTCGTCGCCGAGGCATGCGCCGTGTCCGAGGCCGCGCGGGGCTACCCGCACGTCCCCGGCCTGTGGAGCCAGGAGCAGGTGGCGGCGTGGAAGCCGGTGGTCGACGCCGTTCACGCCAAGGGCGCCGTCTTCTTCTGCCAGATATGGCACACCGGCCGCGTCTCGCCCGTAGGTTCGTGGGCGCGTACGACATTATCCTCGTACCTTTTTTTCTTCGAAAAGATTAATTATCCTCGTACGTACCAGTGGTGTTCGTTTTTCTCATTTTTCCAATGGACGGATCATGTCACAGAGTTCCAGCCTAATGGGCAAGCTCCGGTGTCGAGCACGGATAAGCAGGTGACGCCTCAGGTCGCCCATGACGGCAGTGTCTTCGAGTTCGCGGCCCCTCGAAGGTTGGAGACGGCGGAGATACCCCACATCGTCGACGACTTCCGGGTCGCCGCCAGGAACGCCATCAGAGCCGGTAACTGACGATCAACCATGCATATCCGATCACCAAGACACCAACTAGGCAACTACAGCACAGCCCTCATCTTGCGACGCTGATCGTCGatcatttgtgatcaaattaaggGTTCGACGGCGTGGAGATCCACGCGGCCAACGGGTACCTCATCGACCAGTTCATGAAGGACGGCGTCAACGACCGGGCCGACGCGTACGGCGGCGGCCTGGAGAACCGCTGCCGCTTCGCCGCGGAGGTCATCGCGGCCGTCTGCCACGAGGCCGGCGCGGGCCGCGTCGGCGTGCGCCTCTCCCCGTTCGCCGACTACGTCGACTGCGTCGACTCCGACCCGGAGGCGCTCGCGCTGCACGTGATCGGCGCCATGAACGGGCTCGGCGTCCTCTACTGCCACATGATCGAGCCGCGGATGTGCGTCAACGAGCGGATGATCCCGCGCCGCCTGCTGCCGTTCAGGAAGGCATTCAAGGGCACCTTCATGGTGAACGGCGGGTACGACCGGGAGGAAGGGGACAGGGCCGTCGACGAAGGCTACGCCAATCTTGTGGCGTACGGGCGGATCTTCTTGGCCAACCCCGACCTGCCGGAGAGGTTCAGGAGGAACGCCGCTCTGAATAAGTACGACAGGAGCACCTTCTACACATTCGATCCTGTTGTTGGCTACACCGATTACCCTTTTCTTGATCAGGATGATTAGCTGACTGCTTCACTGCTGTTGTGCTTAGGACCTGGGAGATTCTAAGGCCTTGTATAATGACGGGGTAGGGATGCGCGTGTCCAGATATAGAAGAAATTCATATCATCATGCTTTAATGCCCATAACCGTGAAAGATTCTCTTAGTGGTAGGCATCATTCTCATTCATAGCGAGATATTTGTATATGACTTCATCAATTTAAAATCGCATTCATTGAGGTGGGTGTATGTAAGCGTctacatttttttttctttaacgTTTAAATGCAGCAATTTAGTGTATGTTTGTGCCAGAAGAAAAAAAGCTGGTGCACGTTTCAAGTGGCACATTCTTGTTGCCACTTTTCGTGTTCATCATCTTGTCGATGACGTTATGATTTTGGCATCGGCAATTGGAAAAGATTGATGAAGCCGTATTCATGTCCTTTGATGATGTTTCATTCAACTTCGCACTATCATTGGATGAAAGAGTAGAGGTGTGTTGAAGTTggattttttataattttttaaatatttgaaTGCAAGACGCGTGTGGTGACTTCATCAATTTCAAGTCTTATTAAAGGTGCGTGTATGTGAGTGTCTGCATCTATACTTTTTCCTTCAATCTTTGAATGCATTAATTTAATGTGTCTGTTTGCACCGGGGAAAAAATGCCAACATGAAGGGTCAGTTCTTTTGGTGGCTTTTTTAAGCTTTTAGAATAAGTTGCCCCCtatccagcttattctagaagcccaatcaaaaatatatttttaaaagtcTACCAGGCAAGTTTTAGTTAATAGACTTTAAAAAAATTGATTGAGCTTCTAAAATAAGTTGGGTAGCGGGTAGCTTATTCTAAAAGCGAGCAAAGAAACTAGACCATATTCTTGTCGGCACTTCTCATCTTCGTCACCATCGTCGATGTTGGTAGGATTTTGATGTCCGCAATTGAAAAAGGTTGATGAAGTTGTATTCATGTCCTTCGATGACGGCTCATTCAGTTTCACACTATCATCAGATGGAAGAGTAGTGATGTGTTAAAGTTGATTTTTTTACAATTTTCCGAAATATTTGAATGCAAGCGGGGTTTTACTATGTTGAATTTTCTTGAAGAGAATGTTTATTTGCTTGGCATTCccatttcctttttttctttcagtGTTTGGATTTGGCCCAAACGCAAACATTTAGACATAGATGTTTGTCAAAAAAAAGACacacactttggtggcatttcgtTCCCTAATATTAATTTAAAAGAGAGTCAATTACACCATAAGTGCTTGAATTTGGCAAGAAACGTCAGTTTGATGCTAGAACTTGCAGCATACATTGAATCGGTGACATAACTTGGCTTAGACGTGCATCTACGGCGCTAATCATGTTTTGTATACATATAATATGCTGACAAGGTGCGCCAACATGGCGTGAGACCCAATTCAGTGACTGGAAAGGTGGGGATGGACGTGCGACCTGGGTTTTTGCGAAAAACACCCTACTAACCAAGATGGGCCTTAAATGGACTGCAATGATCGCAGCTCATATTTACCATGATCGTGTTTGTAATTCATATATACTATTATAAATAATATTACTATTGAAATTACATAATGTTTTTTAAAATAATGATTATATACATATTAGAATTACATTAgcaatattttaattaattatatTGCTCGTAAAGTAAATACATGAATACATCCTAAAAATACATGAATATTTTTTTGAATAAATTAATAAAACATGATTTTTATTATAATTTGCCAAAATTATTATAATTAGTTAATATTATTTTATCTATAGAAATATTTCTAAAAAACAATTTAATATTTGATAGGATGAGATTGACGTTCTTTATAAAACCTTTTTTAGAATTATGTGAACATTATTTTAAATAGAAATATTTTTAGAATGACATGAATATTATTTtagataataataattattagAATTACATGAACATTTTGGTAAATAAGAATCTATTTTTAGAATAACATGAACATGATCTTAAATATTTTTATTATAATTATACAAATATTATCTTAAATATGTTAACTTATTTTTATGTATAATATTTTTTTGTGTATTCTTACGAAGTGTTATGAAAAAAAAAACTAACATGTAAAAATGGCCCGCGGTGAGTGCAGGTCATTTAAGGCATATGTGCATGCTTGTTTATATGTCATTAAAGATAGAAATCACATTTATACAAAAGTGACATGTGGTGTGATGGCTAGCTTGTCTGATTTGACGTTGAAGGTCATGTGTTCGAACCTGGATAGTTCTTAATTTTGCCTCCTCATTTTCATTTGTTGCATTTTGTCCTAGCAGGTGGGGCTCAATTGTCCTAGTTGCTTTTTATGGTTATTTTAAGAAAAAAAATGTGAAGGTTCTTGTGAGAAAAGATAAATTATCAGGGTGTTTTTGTAAAAAATCAGGTCATATGTCCGTCATCGCCTTCTGGTCACTGACATTGGGTCCCACGTCATGTTGACGTGCCTCATCAGCACGTGATATGTATACAAAACATGATTAGCACCGTAGATGCATGACCATGCCAAGTTTTCTCACCGGTTTAATGTATGCCGCAAGTTTTAGCACCATGCTGATTTTTTTTGCCAAGTTCACACACCTGCCTTCTGCGTCCTCGCCTCCATCGCCGTCGTCCTCAACGCGCTCACCAGCGACCCGGGCCACCGCTGAAAGGCCCCCTGGAGATGGTTTGACGAGTCCATGCTCGATTGCTGCGAGCCGCTCCATGTGGTCAGGTCCCACGGCATCACCTTTGGCAAGGTCGTCTGCCTCGTGCGCTGCGCCGGCGCCAGCGTTCGCTGCTTCCGCGCCAACCACACCACTATCCACGACCTCCGCGCAAACCTCGCTGCTATctcacagacaacaacgccagaagttgacacgttgacataggctgggcttgcgttggttcttcccttgaagaggaaagggtgatgcagcacaggagcagtaagtatttccctcagtttgagaatcagggTATcgatccagagtacctgcgcaaacacaaacaagcttgcacccaacgcttcaaaggggttgtcaatcccttcaagattgtttgcaaagtgagatctgaaggcagaaagtgcaacgaagtaaaaagtgtaaggctggaaatatggtgtcgagtagaccctagggccatagtgttcactagaggcttctctcaaaatagcaagtattacggtgggtgaacaaattactgtcgagcaattgatagaaccgcgcaaagtcatgatgatatctaaggcaatgatcatgcatataggcatcacgtctgagacaagtagaccgatactttctgcatctactactattactccacacatcgaccgctatccagcatgcatctagtgtattgagctcatgacgaacagagtaacgctataagcaagatgacatgatgtagagggataatctcaaaccaatgatgaaaaccccatctttttacccttgatggcaacaacacgatgcgtgcctcgctaccccttctatcactgggtgaggtcaccgcacggtatgaacccaaaaccaagcacttctcccattgcaagaatcatagatctagttggccagacaaaacccacaactcgaagagaattacaaggatatgaaatcatgcataaaagagatcagaagaaactcaaataagattcatagataatctgatcataaatccacaattcatcggatctcgacaaacacacctcaaaagaagattacatcggatagatctccatgaagatcatggagaactttgtattgaagatccaagagagagaagaagccatctagttactagctatggacccgtaggtctatggtgaactactcgcgcatcatcggagaggtcatggtgttgatggataagccctccgtgtatgaatcccccctccggtagggcaccaggacgtgtcccagatgggatcttgcggagacagaagcttgcggcggcagaaaagtgattgcgatgatttcctgatttttttctggaatttttgggattatataggcaaaagatctaggtcaagggacctccagggggcccacaagcctggatggtgcggcccccctggccgcggggtgggggcttgtggggcccctggggctcttctggcttggctcccaagttctccgatcttcttccgttccaaaaaaatcttttcggggattttcttccgtttggactccgtttcaaaatctcctctgaaaggggtaaaaaacatggaaaaacaggaagtgacacttggcactgagttaataagttagtccccaaaaatatataaaaggcatacaaaacatccaaagtttgacaagataatagcatgaaactataaaaaattatagatacgttggagacgtatcaagcatccccaagcttaactcctgctcgtcctcgagtagggaagtgataaagaatgaatttttgatgtggaatgctacctagcataattgtcctttgcaacttctttcacgtgacatgaatgttcagatccgtaagattcaaaacaacagtttgctattgacatgaaaacagtaatacttcaagcaaactagcaaagtaatcatgaactttcaaaataacaaggccaaagaaagttatccctacaaaatcatatagtctggctatgctccatcatcctcacacaactaatgtaaatcatgcacaaccccggaattggccaagtaattgtttcgcactcttactttctcaaaccttttataactatcaagcaatacatgagcgcgagccatggatatagcactataggtggaatagagtgtggtggtggttgtgagacaaaaaggaggagatggtcacattgactcggcgtatcaataggctatggagatgcccattaatagatatcaatgtgaatgagtagggattgccatacaagagatgtactagagctataagtatgtgaaagctcaaaaggaaaactagtgggtgtgcatccaacttgcttgctcacgaagacctagggcaattttgtggaagcccatcatgggaatatacaagccaagttatataatgaagattcccaccagCATAtgctagtgacaaagcaagaagctctcaaccatgaagaacatggtgctaacataaagcacaagtgtggaaaaagatagtagcattgtcccttctctctttttctctctctttttttcatttgggctcttaggactctctttttttctcttttctcttttttttgtttttgggatctttggcctcttttttttatttactcacatgggacaatgctctaataatgatgatcatcacacttttatttactcacagctcgaagatcacaatgatgatgactccataggaaatgcctccagtagtgtaccgggatgtgcaatgatctagcatggcgtatgacgttgaaaacatctcgctagctatcttatgatcatgcaatggcaatatgagagtgacggcgcaagtcatgagacgaaacggtgggagttgcatgataatatatctcggaatggctatgaaaatgccatagtaggtaggtatggtggctgttttgaggaaggaatttggtgggtttgtgcaccggcgagaattgcgtggtactagagaggctagcaatggtggaaggtgaaagtgcatctataccatgggctcacattagtcatgaagaactcacatacttattgcgaaagtttttattagtaattaaaacaaagtgctaaacgcatattccgaggggaagggttggtagatgtaaaccatcgtgcgatcccgacctcaacacaaaggatgacaatcaatagatcaattatgctccgacttgctaacatagcggttcaccatacgtgcatgctacgggaatcactaactccaacacaagtatttctagattcacaacaccctactaacataactcttaatattactggatccatgtctcaaaactaattgagaggaatcgaaacttctctttctactaaatgcacatgaagatggaggtttttgcatcctgtttgggtacctagcacatgggacttctttcatagcataagccaactaccaaatcacgcaccgccgtgctctaaagatataagtgaagcactatgatgaaaagtatctagctcaaaagatataagtgaagcactatgatgaaaagtatctagctcaaaagatataagtgaagcactatgagcattctagcaaaatcacgatgagtgcatgtctctctctctcaaaaaggtgtgcagcaaggatgattgtgacacaacaaaaagaaaagactcctatgatacaagacgctccaagcaaaacacatatcatgtggtgaataaaaatataactccaaataatgttaccgatggattgaagatgaaaaaggggatgccttctcggggcatccccaagcttaggctttttggtgtccttgaatttggcttggggtgccttgggcatccccaagattgagctctttccactccttatctctttgtccatgagaacatcacccaaaacttgaaaacttcacaacacaaaacttaaacagaaaattgtgataacattagtacaagaaaacaaactaccacttcttttgatactatagcaaa includes:
- the LOC123447442 gene encoding 12-oxophytodienoate reductase 1-like; amino-acid sequence: METTTPTTTPLLTPYKMGDFNLAHRVVHAPLTRCRSYGNLAQPHNALYYAQRAAPGALLVAEACAVSEAARGYPHVPGLWSQEQVAAWKPVVDAVHAKGAVFFCQIWHTGRVSPVEFQPNGQAPVSSTDKQVTPQVAHDGSVFEFAAPRRLETAEIPHIVDDFRVAARNAIRAGFDGVEIHAANGYLIDQFMKDGVNDRADAYGGGLENRCRFAAEVIAAVCHEAGAGRVGVRLSPFADYVDCVDSDPEALALHVIGAMNGLGVLYCHMIEPRMCVNERMIPRRLLPFRKAFKGTFMVNGGYDREEGDRAVDEGYANLVAYGRIFLANPDLPERFRRNAALNKYDRSTFYTFDPVVGYTDYPFLDQDD